The DNA sequence CGTCCCGCCAGAGGTGGGAGAAGGTCGGGTTCCCGTGCAGGAAGACGACGGGGACGCCCGCGGGCGCACCGGCCTCCCGGTAGTGGATCGTCGAGTCGAGGACGGGCTGTACGGGCATGGGTGCTGCTCCTCCGGGAGAGGCGGGGGGGACGCGCTGGACGGTGGGGGGCAATGGGGGGACCCGGGTTCCGGGAGACGGGCCGGTCAGCGGAAGGCCGCCGCCGTGCGGTCAGCCCAGGCCGCGAAGGGGCGCGGGGCCCGGCCGAGGATCCGCTCGACGGCCGGGCTGACGGCCCGTTCGGCGGCGACCGGCGCGCCCAGGATCGCCAGGGTGCCCTCCACGGCCGGCTCGGGCATGAAGGTGAGCATCTGCGCCCGGGCCTCCTCGGGGCTCTGCTCCACGAACCGCACCGGTTCACCGATCGCCCCCGCGATGGCCTCGGCCCGCTCGCGCGGGGTGACCGGAGCCGGGCCGGTCAGGTCGTACGTGTGGCCCGCGTGCCCGGAGCCCCGCAGGACGGCCGCCGCGACCTCGGCCACGTCGGCCGGGTCGACCGTCGGCAGCCCGACGTCCCCGAAGGGCGCGGCGGCCGTGCGGTGCGTACGGATCGACTCGGCCCAGGCGAAGGCGTTGGAGTCGAGCCCGCCCGAGCGCAGGACCGTCCAC is a window from the Streptomyces sp. NBC_01244 genome containing:
- a CDS encoding SDR family oxidoreductase — translated: MIVITGATGNVGSELVRILAAAGERVTAVSRRAPEGALPEGVRHHRADLAEPQSLKPALAGAAALFLMVAGEEPQAVLDLAAEAGVRRVVLLSSQGVGTRPEQYGHPAAFEEAVRRSGLEWTVLRSGGLDSNAFAWAESIRTHRTAAAPFGDVGLPTVDPADVAEVAAAVLRGSGHAGHTYDLTGPAPVTPRERAEAIAGAIGEPVRFVEQSPEEARAQMLTFMPEPAVEGTLAILGAPVAAERAVSPAVERILGRAPRPFAAWADRTAAAFR